tttttttattccaaaactgatctccttaaagttttaggtcatttcaagaacttttgtttctgcacaaaaataacaccatggcaattctgctgaaaacaatgtcagtccgggttagtttcattcaaatcatgcaaattagagtccaaaacaagggcaaaagagtttggaaaagtagatacgatagagacgtatcaaccaccatgcgggaataagtatgggcactcgtcGTTGTACGATTCTTCGAAAGCTCTTCAGACGTCAGCAATTGAGTGACACGCGCCCGGGTGGTCTGCATAAGCACCTGCTTTGTATAAAGAGGTAGCCAGGACTGATCCCGACCATCCACGGAATGCGCAAGAGTGTAAAGGGCGATGGGACCAAGAGCCCTGAGCGCTTGGGAGGCAGACCAGCGTGTTGGCCTccttgttgagcctaggtaggactacaacGTGTCGATCAgtcgaggccggacatgacccaggaaagtgtgtttggccagagttaatcgagcgtgttgggtaaagtttgtgcacccctgcagggaagttaatctattcgaatagccgcgtccacggtaacggacgctcggagttgtatcccgatctattaCAACTAGTACTGGATACTGGAGACactaaatggatatgatggctccgggatcgctttctcgcagggagtcgaggaaggatctctaggcgtTACTACAATATACTTATTACTTATGTTATGTTGatctacactcttctaatgctgcaagacgcTACAAGATGCTAGTATTTGATAGGCTAGGTCTTCCCTTCTATTCTGACATTTCTGCACTTCAGTtccttttgatactgatgcatacttggtatagatctgatgtaagtcttgcgagtactttgctgagtactcacggttgctttgctacctcttttcccctctACCCGATTGCTGCGGTCAGATGACAGAGCCCAAGAGCCAGCTGATTTTGCtaacgactactactaccccgacggagcctactactacgtggagactgccgacgaccaggagtagataggaggctcccagcaggaggcttgcgcctTTTCGATCCAATTATCAatgttttgctagccttcttaaggcaaacttgtttatttatgtctgtactcagattttttattattgcttccgctgactcttgtgtattcgagcttatgtattcgagccctctaggttgtaatataaagcttgtattattttaatttatgtccagagttgtgttgtgatatctgtccgtgagtccctaatcttgatcgtgtgcatttgcgtgtatgattagtgcacgattgaGTCGCGGGCGTCACAGATATGGAGGAGTGAAACCTCTATCGGTGAAGAACCCGACATAAACTCCAACACACAATAGAAGATGCATACGAAATCCATTTTCAATGAACTTCAACTTGTCATGAAGAAGGCCACAAGCTCAAAACTCACACAGAGAAAAGccaaacaaaaacaagaaaaatgatgccaaggatgcaatggtttgagctctctacgaacgatacgatcaagttactcacttgagagcctcccttgatagtacgacaatcgatcctgtaacccggtctcccaactaacaccatgggaccggtaaaatagaaaacctatcaaggacaaacctttgccttgcgtatagtccacttgagctagatgatgacgatcttgtcctcctcaagttgGACCATCTTTTTTGATTGCATAGACTCGATGAAGATTAGTAGATTGCTTCTCCGTACTCCACTATAAGAGCCACCAttcgacacatcttcacaagtccatagTCATCATAATGGACGACAAGCTTCGAGCATGATCTATTCGTGATGCTTCATTGAAGTTGCACACCGCAACCTTGATGACAATCGCCACTTGATATGTCATCTTCATGGGTTATATGATATCTTCCTTTTGATGCACGctcatggaaacatacctaaccccacaaagaactctcacgtagaccatggattaatacacaaagcataatggacaatgcttaccatatcgtgggatcacttgattcctctcggtacatcttctacgctttgtgtgttgatcaaattaattcactctttgacttagtcttgatcaaccttataCATTATCTTCTCCTTAtaaccttgaaaccaacaaatggtcttcaagcaaagtctatggacaaacccttcaaatgtAACTCAAGTCAACCATTAGTTCATAAaaattgtcatcaattaccaaaactaaACATGGGGCACCATGCTCTTTCAATTTTTTGTCTTTATTACTGAGAGTACCACACATATCATTTTTTTGCGGAACTTCAAATGGGAGTAGATTGGGCACCCAAATTTGATATCCCAAAATCCTAGAATTTTTTGAAGTTTACCCTTTTTTTTGTATTTAATGTTCATATAGGGGGTGGAGCACCCAGGAGCCAAAAAATCGACGTCGGGAATAACAACTCTACTAGACCATTCCTTTTATCAAAATCATCATACAAACAGTAATAAACTTTGCGGAGTTGCTCTAAGCTTTATAGACTTTGTATTATATCTAAACTATGCTGAAAATTTCTGATAACACGATACACACATATTATATTAAAAACTACGCTAACATTTTTTGACAAAAGACAAACATATTATCAACTAGcataaaaaacatcttacattttgaGGCGCACATGTAGTAATATATTTCTTGGATGGGTCTGTCtatgacacatctagatgtgatatATGTCACATCTAACCTTGTGTCCAcgatgtttgtggtctatttttttgtcctagatATTTTCCCCCTGTTGCTGTGTTATTTATAGgagtttagatgtgacatccttaaaaaacatctagtaAATATAAATTAGACAAATTGTTTTTTGATTCTCAAACAAGGGTTTCCTTCGGATTTGGACATGAGGTTGGCCTCGGCCAATCTACCCGTGTCCGTCCCTGACTGTATAGCCTGTAGGTGGTTGATCTGGAAACCGGCTCTTGATCGGACGGACGGTGTAGGTCCACACCTTGCTCCCGAGTCCCTGACCAATATATGCCTCCCAGTGGCCCCAGTCTCCCCCTACCGTGGCCGACTCCCGACTCAGGCGGTCGCCGAATCCTCTTCGCCGGCGCCGTCGAAGAAGCGCCCGAGATTCCTTTCCAGCCGCGCCGCGGCGCGCCGCCCACCACTGCCCTAGCGTGGAGTGGAGCGGACAGGAGACCCGTCCAGGCGAGTCCTTCTCTCGGTGGTACGGAAGCCCTAAATTATTTGCGCCTGGATACTTCTAGGAGTTCCTTGTTCGTTGCTGCGAGCAATCAAATGCGTACCCTTACTACTTTCTGAGACGCTTGAATCTGTCCAGTTAGCCGTGGATTTGACCCGATTTGATCTAACATCAGCTTGTTTCCCCCCCTCAAAAAGTTGGGGTTCGACTGAGCTAGGGTTTGTGCCTGGCGTTGTTAGGGTCGCATTGCGCTTTAGGGCGCGTGCGTAAGTATGTGTAGGTGGGGTGGGTCTGCCTGTGCCTGGGCTTAGCGCCTCAGCGGGAGTCTGGGAACTGTCGCTCTTAGCACAAGAGTGACCACTATGACTTCAGTCCTCACGTTCATGTGTTTCCCTGCGTGTTTTCTTATGTGGTGGTGTAGATTTTATTTTGATGGCGTATATGGCAGTAGAAATATTTGAAATGGTCGAATTCTGACACCCTCTGGTGATGATTGCAGGCAAATATTGTCCAGATGAGTTCGAAGAAGGTTCCGTTCAATCGGCATAAGGAGAACGAGGAGGCAAGGAAGAAGGTCAGGGGTTTGAGTCCCTTTTAAACCTTTCCTGAGATGCTTTAGTTTGCTTTCTGCACACACTTTTGGTTCATATCTGATTTTAACTCTTTGGTATTGTGAAGAGGGAGGAAGATGAAGCGGCGCGTGTGTACGCGGAGTTTGTCAAGTCATTCGAGGGTGAAAGCGCATCTGGGTCAAAGTTTGTCCGAGGGGGTGTTATCGACCCCAATGCCAAGCTGAGAGCTGATTCTGAAGGTTAGTGATAGGGGTTTCATTCTCCTGTACTTTGCCATGGTTACCTTCCAGTTTATAGTTTCAGTATCAATCATGATGGATATATGCACTGtttatttttattgctccaatTAATCAAGAGGCTGCCTTTTTATTCATTCGCCGATGACAGGTGGAAATTCCAAAGATAGGGGGTCTGTTCCAAAGAAGGGCAGTAGGTAACTGAAATAAATACTTGATTTCTAGAAGATGGTATCCTGTGGCACCACGGCTACATCTTTAGACATCATGTGCTGATATACCCAGACATGGGACTTCAGAGACCAAGCATGAGCAGTTTTAAAACGCCTGATGATATATTCTAGCTCATAATTTACTATATGTTACAATTATGACTCCTGAATTATTAGTTTATTTACCTTTTGTTGCCAAGTGCTGAATGCATTTATAATATGCATGGTTTGAGGAAGACAATAGTCTTGTCTGGCCTTATGAACATCCATGCCATCTCATTTCATGACACATAATGCACCTGCATTTATGCTGTAGTGCAGACTATAGTCGCGCTTCCTCAAAATAGCTATTCATCGTTGCGCTGACCTGATGCTCAAGATCGTGATAATGTATTAGGGGTACAGAATTTGTGTTCTCCTTTGTTTATAGTACACGAGTAATGTGGTCATAACTTTTTGAGTCACATACCATGGAGAAAGTATCCATGTTATTTctatcaaagtgcaattaattgCGAGATAATATGAATAATAATTCATCGGCAGCAAATGCCATATTTGATGGTATTTATGTAATAACTAGTTAACTAACAAATGCCTCGAGCTTTTGTGAAGTTTTGAGTGTCAAAGATGCTGATTGTACTCTCTTAGAATCTTGAACCAACTTCCAAAATTCAAGCCATAGAATTTTGTTAGTTGCAGCGAACGTTTACTCATTCTGATATGAGTTTGCTTCAAAACCCGATGCTTTCAACTAATTATATTATTATTTTATTCAAACGTGGAAAAATGTAGGTACTCTTAAACTGCAATGCAGATTGGAGCATTAATTTGACTTTTACTTGTCTCGCATCACATGCTAGCATAAGTTAAGAATGTTCCGTGGTTTCTACTAAATCATTGAGGCACGGCCTGATAGTAGGATAAATTAGACTCCCTATATATAAGCTAGAATGAATTCAAACTTGTGAGGAAATTAATAAAGTATGCGTGTATATTTGATTGACATGATTTTGAATAGAGAAAGCACACAGATTAGTGGAAGGTGAAAGTTTCAGTAGTTCAATAAGAATGTCCGAAATAGCCCTGTAGAgagtaaattagtttttttaattcaaTTACTCAAATATCCTTTTGCTGTTGCTGTTATCCATAACCCCATGTCATCTAGTGTACAAATGATATGCGGCATAGTAACTTACGAGCGTAATACATACCTTATACATAGCATATTTTTATCCAGGTATGTTCCATCTTTTGTGCCACCCTCATTTGGGAGAGAACCAGAGAAAAAGGTTTGCCACTGACGTTATTCTCATGATTGCGTCTGTAGTCAGTATGGTTCTTTGGTTGAGCATTACCTTGACCTGCAGAAGGAAGATGAGCGgccaaaggaaaaggaaaaaggaaagccACGGGCAATAGACACTGTCATGGAGGAATTGAAGCTGGAGAAAGAGCTTCGAGAAAGGCGTAATCAAGAACGTGCCAGTCGACATGGTGACACCTCCATGGTAGGTTCTGTTTTAGTAGTATATGTTAAGAGTGGAGCTTTTGGTTCGTCCTACTGGACATAATATGAAATAAATGATTGGGTAGTTTTGATTATATGCTGAAATATTCCCTGTTAGGCGACTAGAATGTGAAACTAAATCCTGTTTGCTAACTTGGAGAAACATTTTTCTAACGCGTTTCCAGCTGATTGGATAAATTTGTGATTGATTCCCATTCCTCTCTCAGAATCTTTGTAGTTTGTCCTTCTATATGGTATACTGATGCTTGAAGCCATTTCCTGCAGCCCTCTAGCCGTTTTGATGAACTACCAGATGAATTTGATCCCACTGGGAGACTGCCAGGATCATTTGATGACGGAGATCCGCAAACCACAAATTTATATGTTGGCAATCTCTCTCCTAAGGTTGATTTCCCCACCACTTGTTCTGTCTAGACATAATTTTAAGTGTACATGCATCATGGTTATCTTAACCGTGCAATGTAAACCGTATGCTGTTAGGTGGATGAGAATTTTCTTCTGCGGACATTTGGTCGTTTTGGACCTATTGCAAGCGTCAAGATCATGTGGCCTCGAACAGAAGAAGAACGCAAAAGGCAAAGGCATTGTGGCTTTGTTGCATTCATGAATAGAGCAGAAGGACAGGCAGCCAAGGATGAAATGCAAGGTTACTGTGCACTTCCTTATAGTGGATATCATGTTATAGGAACCTGAAATGTATTCATACTTTTGAAGTATTACTAGTATTCTTGCTTCCAGTTTACTGAGTTATTTATCTCAGGTGTTGTTGTGTATGACTATGAGCTGAAGATTGGGTGGGGGAAATCTGTTGCTCTTCCATCACAAGCACTACCTGCTCCTCCTCCAGGACACATGGCGATCAGAAACAAGGAGGTTGATTCTTTCATCCCAAAGTCCATATGTAATACTTGTAATTTTTCTGGAAGTTGCAAGTAGATTTGCATGTTTTTGGTGTTTTCCTGTTGTTGTTGATGACATTTTCATATTTCTATGTTATGCAGGGTGGTACTGTCATCATATCTGGTCCTGGAGGTCCACCTGTTGCATCTGTTACACAACAAACCTCAGAGCTGGTTGGTGACTTTTTAGTTTTTATTATTACAAATGTCCTTGTGCTGTGTTGTGGCCTTAATATCCATGCCATCCTTACAATAAAGCATTATCATTGAAAATTTTCCCATGTTTTTCATTGAGACCTTTTGAAGGATGAAGAATGGTTCATTTTCATAATAAATCATAATAtcatttcagattttttttcagaaaacaGGAGTGCTTGAATTCTATGGAATGAGAGAAAAATCTATGTTCCCTTGTTGCGCACGAATTAACTTATGGAATATCTTTTTGTCTGTTCTCAGTGTCGCATTAATTTTGTCCTTCCACATATGTTCATCACTTGGCTAATGATTAAATATATCCTAATGACTACCTGGAAAATAATCCCAGTCTGAGAAAAATGTGAATTTGAATGGTCGAATAGTAATGCCCTGGTCAAATTCACAGTTTGTGTTACAAATTTATACATATTGGATAATTGGAACCATTCGTGAGAAAACCAGTTCTTCCCAATAACTGATCGGGTCATGTATTGTTTTCAGTCAAATTTTTAATTTTTAATATGATTTTTTAAACCTTCTTTTACCAGCACTGAATTGTATATGAGTTTGCCAGCTATGTTCTGTAGTATTTCATTAGCCTAGATAGAATCCAATAAGTTTTGGATCGGTAAGGAACTAAGGATGTTGGCATGTTAGTTTTCTAGTCAAATATCCTGATGTAATTTCACTTTGCTGACTCATTTGGTTTAACAGGTGCTTACTCCAAATGTTCCTGATATAATGGTTGCTCCGCCAGATGATTCACATCTTCGGCATGTGATTGATACAATGGCCCTGCATGTACTTGATGGCGGATGTGCTTTTGAACAAGCTATAATGGAACGAGGACGAGGAAAAACATTATTTAACTTCTTGTTTGATCTTAAATCTAAAGAACACACATACTATGTTTGGCGGTTATACTCATTCGCTCAGGTATCAATTGTTTTTTGTACTTATACATTTTCAATGTTATCTTTATGATCTAACAATAGAAGACTGTATGTTCTGTCCATTTAATCTCCGTTATTTTGTTCACGTGGTGATAGTAAAGCTGTCTGTATGTGCTATCTTTGGGCAATACAGATGCATATTTTTTGTTTAGCGTTACGACATTTTACCAGTGTATATGTTTTGCAAAGAGAGTACCTAGTAATTGGTCCAAATGAACAATTATTTAGTTCAACGAAATTTATGTTCTTTCCTTCTTAGTATGTCCTGATCAGCTTGTTCTGTAAAATTCGGCAGTCTACTAATGTTTGGCTTGAATATAAGGCCGTTATAGGAACCAGACACGTGTTTCTTACATATGCAAACCACATGTATGAGCTAGCTATATGGGGATCACTCTACCAATATGACACTAATATAAATTCTTGTGATATTGGAACGCAGGGCGATACTTTACAACGATGGCGAACAGAACCATTTATCATGATTACAGGAAGTGGAAGGTAATAGTGGTGAACAGTGCCATTATGTGTTTGTAACCGTGTTTATCGATGATCTGACAATTTTGTATTAAATATGTCACTTTAGATGGGTTCCACCTGCTTTGCCATCCAGCCGAAGTCCTGATCGTGAAAAAGAATCTACTTATGCAGCTGGTAGAACCAGGGTAAGGTTTGGTTGGACCTTGTCAGATGTTCTTTTCTACTTTGCCTTCTTTTAGATGGTGTCCATTACATGATTAATTTGTGTTCCATTCTCCAGCGTGTTGAAGTGGAGCGCACATTGACTGAGACACAACGTGATGAATTTGAGGACATGTTGCGTGCATTGACATTAGAGAGAAGTCAGATAAGGGCGGCTATGGGATTTGCATTGGATAATGCTGATGCTGCTGGAGAGGTAGTACCCCTTGCACCATTGACCTAATCAGCTAAATCCTCTCTTCTTTTTGCCTTGAATTATCTATAGCTTATGATTAGAGTTTGTTATATTGTTTTGATTGATTTGATCTCATGCGTCCTGTTAATAGCTCTTTCTTGTTATTACTTGTGAGTTGTGACCACTCTGAGATTAGGTAACAGCATGATCATTATGAGTAAACCTGATTGTGGTTGTACTTTGCAAGCTTGATGAACTATCTGTTTTAAACATATGCTTTTGATGAGGCCTAAATTTATGTCCAAGGAGAGTAAATAAACAATATAATACATATAGTGTTACATTTTGACTATCAGGACCATCTGGTCTTATATATAATAACTGTACATGTTTTATTCTCTGCTTGATGTCATTTATTTGTCGTGAACTACACTTCAGAGGTCTACTGAATATTGTTGTGCACTTCAAGTATATTTTGTTTTTCATATTTCATGAGAACACATTTGTTCTTGTCTTGTGTAGATTGTCGAGGTTCTTGCAGAATCTTTGACACTCAAGGAGACACCTATCCCAACTAAGGTTGCACGGCTTATGCTAGTGTCCGACATCCTTCATAACAGTAGTGCTCCTGTGAAGAATGCCTCTGCATTTCGAACCAAGTTTGAGGCTGCTATACCTGATGTCATGGAGAGCTTCAATGACTTGTATTGCAGTATCACAGGAAGGATTACTGCTGAAGCTCTGAAGGTAATGCTGCTAGACTTCTCATGTAGCAGAGATTAACTGTTTTCCTTTGATGTTCTGACTAATAGTTCATTATTTTGCAGGAGAGGGTTTTGAAAGTTCTACAAGTATGGGCAGACTGGTTCCTGTTTTCTGATGCATATCTGAATGGGCTAAAAGCTACCTTTCTTAGACCAGGCAACTCTGGGGTCACCTCGTTCCACTCTCTATGTGGTGATGCACCAGAAATTGAAAAGAAAACTAGCTCCGAGGATAATAATGGGTTTAGGCTTGATGAAGATGGTGCCCTGGCCACAGGAAAGGCAGCAGCAACGAAGGAGCTGTTGAGTCTTCCACTTGCTGAACTTGAACGTCGTTGTAGGCATAATGGCCTCTCACTTTGCGGTGGTAAAGAGATGATGGTTGCCAGATTGCTCAGCTTGGAAGAGGCTGAGAAGGAGCAAGTATATCAGAAAGACGTTGCCATGAAATATGTACAAGGCGAACCGCATAGAGCTGGAAGAGAGGATGTTGGTTTGAATGCTCGTAGGCTTGGAGATGGTACTGGTGACAGTGAATCAGATATGCTGGGGCTCTCTCGTCACAGTATGCAAACAGGCCAAAGACGCTCTAGAGAGTGCGTATCTGCTGAACCCGAACAAGTTTCAAGCAAGAAGCAGAAAGCTGATCCTGTTTTGCCAGCTTCTAAATGGAACCGAGAGGACAACGACAATGATGAAGATAGAATAAACGGTCAAGGATTGGGATTAAGCTATTCATCTGGAAGTGATATTGCTGGTGATTCTGGGAAAGTGGACACAACCGAAATTAGTACCGATCAGGCAATTCACCATCAAGATACTATTGTTGATGAAGAGCATAGGTACACCCACGCCCCTCCCCAAAAGCAAATGTTTAACCATGCCACCATTTGATTTACGTTGCACATTCTTCACTTACAGTAACAACTCCCTTTTGATCTACAGGCAGAAGCTAAGGCAGATTGAGATTGCTGTAATGCAGTATCGTGAATCTCTCGAGGAGAAGGGGTTGCATAGCATGGAGGAGATTGAGAGGAAGGTTGCCAGCCACCGTAGGCGCCTTCAATCAGATTATGGTTTGTCTTCAATAGATGGTGCAAACAACAGGCGGTCTTCTGGTATGTAAGAAGTCAGGAACGGAATACCCTGTTTGTTTGATAATAGAAATGCCGTCTCTCTCGCACATCCTTCCATGTACTTATTTTGTAGCTCACTTAGTAATTCATCTGATAATGATAACGACCCAAGCTATAACTCAACTTTTTGTTATCCTGGTGCGTATCTCATATGACAAACATTGTTCTGTTTTCCAGAGAGACTATCATTGGAACGGAAAGAAAGGGCGGATGATGCACGTGATTCTTCCAGGAAGCGGCCTCGCAGCCGGAGCAGGAGCCGTAGTCCTTCAAGGAAGTCATCACTGGATAGAGACCGAGAGCACAATCGCAGCAGAGGCAGATTGCATGGCAATGATGCCGGGAGAGACAGGACACGTGAAAAAGGCTCAGGCCGAGGGAAGGATGATCACCACGATAGGAGCAGCAGAGACCGGGAAAAGGACAGGAGAACGGGAAGGTGATCGGAACCTGCTGTGCACTCATCCTTTGCCTGAACCTGCTGTGCACTCATATGAGCTGGGCTGCCTAAATGCGCCATACATGGGCTCCACGAACCTGTTTGTAATGGGGTCAGCTGAGGAACTGTTTTTTGTAGTTTCAAGAACAGAAGTAGTGTTATCAAACATCTAATGTTGACTTTGAATGATTGAAATGCTGCCCATTGTCGTC
Above is a window of Triticum aestivum cultivar Chinese Spring chromosome 6B, IWGSC CS RefSeq v2.1, whole genome shotgun sequence DNA encoding:
- the LOC123136556 gene encoding protein RRC1 isoform X1, which encodes MPPSGPSLPLPWPTPDSGGRRILFAGAVEEAPEIPFQPRRGAPPTTALAWSGADRRPVQANIVQMSSKKVPFNRHKENEEARKKREEDEAARVYAEFVKSFEGESASGSKFVRGGVIDPNAKLRADSEGGNSKDRGSVPKKGSRYVPSFVPPSFGREPEKKKEDERPKEKEKGKPRAIDTVMEELKLEKELRERRNQERASRHGDTSMPSSRFDELPDEFDPTGRLPGSFDDGDPQTTNLYVGNLSPKVDENFLLRTFGRFGPIASVKIMWPRTEEERKRQRHCGFVAFMNRAEGQAAKDEMQGVVVYDYELKIGWGKSVALPSQALPAPPPGHMAIRNKEGGTVIISGPGGPPVASVTQQTSELVLTPNVPDIMVAPPDDSHLRHVIDTMALHVLDGGCAFEQAIMERGRGKTLFNFLFDLKSKEHTYYVWRLYSFAQGDTLQRWRTEPFIMITGSGRWVPPALPSSRSPDREKESTYAAGRTRRVEVERTLTETQRDEFEDMLRALTLERSQIRAAMGFALDNADAAGEIVEVLAESLTLKETPIPTKVARLMLVSDILHNSSAPVKNASAFRTKFEAAIPDVMESFNDLYCSITGRITAEALKERVLKVLQVWADWFLFSDAYLNGLKATFLRPGNSGVTSFHSLCGDAPEIEKKTSSEDNNGFRLDEDGALATGKAAATKELLSLPLAELERRCRHNGLSLCGGKEMMVARLLSLEEAEKEQVYQKDVAMKYVQGEPHRAGREDVGLNARRLGDGTGDSESDMLGLSRHSMQTGQRRSRECVSAEPEQVSSKKQKADPVLPASKWNREDNDNDEDRINGQGLGLSYSSGSDIAGDSGKVDTTEISTDQAIHHQDTIVDEEHRQKLRQIEIAVMQYRESLEEKGLHSMEEIERKVASHRRRLQSDYGLSSIDGANNRRSSERLSLERKERADDARDSSRKRPRSRSRSRSPSRKSSLDRDREHNRSRGRLHGNDAGRDRTREKGSGRGKDDHHDRSSRDREKDRRTGR
- the LOC123136556 gene encoding protein RRC1 isoform X2, which translates into the protein MSSKKVPFNRHKENEEARKKREEDEAARVYAEFVKSFEGESASGSKFVRGGVIDPNAKLRADSEGGNSKDRGSVPKKGSRYVPSFVPPSFGREPEKKKEDERPKEKEKGKPRAIDTVMEELKLEKELRERRNQERASRHGDTSMPSSRFDELPDEFDPTGRLPGSFDDGDPQTTNLYVGNLSPKVDENFLLRTFGRFGPIASVKIMWPRTEEERKRQRHCGFVAFMNRAEGQAAKDEMQGVVVYDYELKIGWGKSVALPSQALPAPPPGHMAIRNKEGGTVIISGPGGPPVASVTQQTSELVLTPNVPDIMVAPPDDSHLRHVIDTMALHVLDGGCAFEQAIMERGRGKTLFNFLFDLKSKEHTYYVWRLYSFAQGDTLQRWRTEPFIMITGSGRWVPPALPSSRSPDREKESTYAAGRTRRVEVERTLTETQRDEFEDMLRALTLERSQIRAAMGFALDNADAAGEIVEVLAESLTLKETPIPTKVARLMLVSDILHNSSAPVKNASAFRTKFEAAIPDVMESFNDLYCSITGRITAEALKERVLKVLQVWADWFLFSDAYLNGLKATFLRPGNSGVTSFHSLCGDAPEIEKKTSSEDNNGFRLDEDGALATGKAAATKELLSLPLAELERRCRHNGLSLCGGKEMMVARLLSLEEAEKEQVYQKDVAMKYVQGEPHRAGREDVGLNARRLGDGTGDSESDMLGLSRHSMQTGQRRSRECVSAEPEQVSSKKQKADPVLPASKWNREDNDNDEDRINGQGLGLSYSSGSDIAGDSGKVDTTEISTDQAIHHQDTIVDEEHRQKLRQIEIAVMQYRESLEEKGLHSMEEIERKVASHRRRLQSDYGLSSIDGANNRRSSERLSLERKERADDARDSSRKRPRSRSRSRSPSRKSSLDRDREHNRSRGRLHGNDAGRDRTREKGSGRGKDDHHDRSSRDREKDRRTGR
- the LOC123136556 gene encoding protein RRC1 isoform X3; its protein translation is MEELKLEKELRERRNQERASRHGDTSMPSSRFDELPDEFDPTGRLPGSFDDGDPQTTNLYVGNLSPKVDENFLLRTFGRFGPIASVKIMWPRTEEERKRQRHCGFVAFMNRAEGQAAKDEMQGVVVYDYELKIGWGKSVALPSQALPAPPPGHMAIRNKEGGTVIISGPGGPPVASVTQQTSELVLTPNVPDIMVAPPDDSHLRHVIDTMALHVLDGGCAFEQAIMERGRGKTLFNFLFDLKSKEHTYYVWRLYSFAQGDTLQRWRTEPFIMITGSGRWVPPALPSSRSPDREKESTYAAGRTRRVEVERTLTETQRDEFEDMLRALTLERSQIRAAMGFALDNADAAGEIVEVLAESLTLKETPIPTKVARLMLVSDILHNSSAPVKNASAFRTKFEAAIPDVMESFNDLYCSITGRITAEALKERVLKVLQVWADWFLFSDAYLNGLKATFLRPGNSGVTSFHSLCGDAPEIEKKTSSEDNNGFRLDEDGALATGKAAATKELLSLPLAELERRCRHNGLSLCGGKEMMVARLLSLEEAEKEQVYQKDVAMKYVQGEPHRAGREDVGLNARRLGDGTGDSESDMLGLSRHSMQTGQRRSRECVSAEPEQVSSKKQKADPVLPASKWNREDNDNDEDRINGQGLGLSYSSGSDIAGDSGKVDTTEISTDQAIHHQDTIVDEEHRQKLRQIEIAVMQYRESLEEKGLHSMEEIERKVASHRRRLQSDYGLSSIDGANNRRSSERLSLERKERADDARDSSRKRPRSRSRSRSPSRKSSLDRDREHNRSRGRLHGNDAGRDRTREKGSGRGKDDHHDRSSRDREKDRRTGR